In Phragmites australis chromosome 16, lpPhrAust1.1, whole genome shotgun sequence, one DNA window encodes the following:
- the LOC133895108 gene encoding ATP-dependent RNA helicase DBP3-like: protein MEAEDVTHHEQPKEEDKDHAEEAKPAKEKKEKKHKKEKKEKNKEKEKVGEITDATKLRAKLEKMDAKIDDLKAKKQEIVARLLELEGTAPANEAAALPATSG, encoded by the exons ATGGAAGCAGAAGATGTAACTCACCACGAGCAGCCAAAGGAGGAGGACAAG GATCATGCTGAAGAGGCAAAACCGgcaaaggagaagaaagagaagaagcataagaaggagaagaaagagaagaacaaggagaaggagaaggttgGGGAGATCACCGATGCTACCAAGCTGAGAGCGAAGCTGGAGAAGATGGATGCAAAGATCGACGACCTGAAGGCAAAGAAGCAGGAGATTGTTGCTCGACTCCTCGAGCTCGAGGGGACGGCGCCAGCCAATGAAGCAGCTGCACTGCCGGCGACAAGCGGGTGA
- the LOC133895487 gene encoding aminopeptidase M1-B-like, with amino-acid sequence MAASPEEFRGQARLPRFASPLRYDLRLRPDLASCAFSGAAAVAVAVSAPTRFLVLNAAELAVDRDSIRFQDLAPSEVVQFEEDEILVVGFDRELPVGEGVLTMDFTGTLNDQMRGFYRSKYVYNGESRNMAVTQFEAADARRCFPCWDEPAFKAKFKLTLEVPSELVALSNMPVVSETANGPIKTIYYEESPLMSTYLVAIVVGLFDYIESSTLEGTKVRVYTQVGKINQGKFALDVAVKSLDLYKDYFATPYPLPKLDMIAIPDFAAGAMENYGLVTYRETALLYDELLSSASNKQQVAITVAHELAHQWFGNLVTMEWWTHLWLNEGFASWVSYLAVESLFPEWNNWTQFLDETTSGLRLDALAESHPIEVEINHASEIDAIFDSISYDKGASVIRMLQSYLGAERFQKALASYIKKYAYSNAKTEDLWTVLEEESGEPVKDLMTTWTKQQGYPVIYAKLNEHDLELEQAQFLSDGSSGPGMWIVPITSCCDSYDVQKKFLLKDKTDKMQIKEFIASQSANGENNQNIWIKLNIDQTGFYRVKYDDELAAGLVIAIKAKKLSLMDKIGIVEDSYALSIACKQTLTSLLRLLNAYHDESDYTVLSHVTSVCLGISKISVDATPDLNKDIKQLLINLLLPAAKKLGWDPKDSESHLDIMLRSLLLIALVRLGHHETINEGVRRFHIFLEDRKTSLLPPDNRKAAYLAVMRTVSTSSRSSYDALLKIYRETAEAQEKSRVLGSLSSSPDKDIVFEALNFMFTDEVRNQDSFYILGGISLEGREVAWIWLKQNWDYVLKTWPSSSLISDFINYIISPFTSEEKATEVSEFFANRIKPSFQRALKQSLERVRISARWIDSIRSEPDLCQTVHELLQQEV; translated from the exons ATGGCAGCCTCGCCGGAGGAGTTCCGGGGCCAGGCGCGCCTCCCGCGCTTCGCCTCCCCGCTCCGCTACGacctccgcctccgccccgACCTCGCCTCCTGCGCCTTCTCCGGCGCCGcagccgtcgccgtcgcggtgTCCGCGCCCACGCGCTTCCTCGTCCTCAACGCCGCCGAGCTCGCCGTCGACCGCGACTCCATCCGCTTCCAG GATTTGGCGCCTTCCGAGGTGGTGCAATTCGAGGAGGACGAGATCTTGGTCGTTGGATTCGACCGGGAGCTGCCCGTCGGCGAGGGCGTGCTCACCATGGACTTCACCGGGACTCTGAACGATCAGATGAGGGGATTCTACAGGAG CAAGTATGTGTACAATGGGGAATCAAGAAACATGGCGGTTACACAGTTTGAAGCTGCTGATGCGCGCCGGTGCTTTCCATGCTGGGATGAGCCTGCATTTAAG GCTAAGTTCAAGCTAACACTAGAAGTTCCATCTGAGCTGGTAGCCTTGTCCAACATGCCAGTGGTTAGCGAGACAGCTAATGGACCTATCAAGACCATTTATTATGAGGAATCACCGCTTATGTCAACTTATCTTGTGGCTATAGTTGTTGGCTTATTTGATTACATAGAGAGCTCGACATTAGAGG GAACCAAAGTTCGTGTGTATACTCAAGTTGGAAAGATTAACCAAGGAAAGTTTGCACTAGATGTTGCTGTGAAGTCACTGGATCTATATAAAGA TTATTTTGCCACTCCTTATCCGCTACCTAAGTTGGATATGATTGCTATACCGGATTTTGCTGCTGGGGCCATGGAGAACTATGGGTTGGTCACGTACCGTGAAACAGCTTTGCTCTATGATGAGCTATTATCATCAGCATCCAACAAACAACAG GTAGCAATAACTGTTGCACATGAGTTGGCTCACCAATGGTTTGGCAATCTTGTGACCATGGAATGGTGGACTCACTTGTGGCTAAACGAGGGTTTTGCCTCCTGG GTAAGCTATTTAGCAGTAGAATCTTTATTTCCTGAATGGAATAATTGGACGCAATTCCTTGATGAGACGACTTCTGGCCTCAGACTGGATGCACTTGCAGAGTCTCATCCTATCGAg GTTGAAATAAACCACGCCAGTGAGATTGATGCAATTTTTGACTCCATAAGCTATGATAAGGGAGCTTCTGTTATTCGTATGCTACAAAGCTACCTTGGTGCAGAGCGTTTTCAG AAAGCTTTGGCTTCATATATAAAGAAGTACGCCTACTCAAATGCTAAGACTGAAGACCTATGGACTGTTCTTGAGGAGGAATCCGGGGAGCCTGTTAAGGATTTGATGACTACATGGACTAAGCAACAAGGATATCCTGTTATTTATGCAAAACTTAATGAACATGATTTGGAACTTGAACAG GCACAGTTTCTCTCTGACGGATCTTCTGGTCCTGGCATGTGGATTGTTCCTATAACATCATGCTGTGACTCGTATGATGTACAGAAAAAGTTTTTATTGAAAGACAAGACTGATAAGATGCAGATTAAAGAGTTCATTGCCTCTCAAAGTGCCAATGGAGAGAATAATCAAAACATTTGGATCAAATTGAATATTGATCAAACAGGATTTTATAGAGTAAAGTATGATGATGAACTTGCTGCTGGACTTGTAATTGCAATAAAAGCCAAGAAGCTCTCATTAATGGATAAGATTG GTATTGTGGAAGATTCATACGCCCTTTCTATTGCTTGCAAGCAAACACTGACATCATTGCTGCGACTGCTGAATGCTTATCATGATGAGTCTGATTACACTGTACTATCACATGTAACCTCT GTATGCTTAGGCATTTCTAAAATATCAGTTGATGCTACTCCTGACTTGAACAAAGATATCAAACAGCTTTTGATCAACCTTCTTCTGCCAGCTGCCAA AAAATTAGGCTGGGACCCCAAGGACAGTGAGAGCCATCTGGACATAATGCTTAGATCACTGCTCTTGATTGCTCTGGTCAGACTCGGACATCATGAGACTATAAATGAGGGAGTTCGGCGTTTCCACATCTTCTTAGAAGACCGCAAAACTTCCCTTCTTCCACCAGATAATAGAAAG GCTGCATACCTTGCTGTGATGCGGACTGTTAGTACCTCAAGCAGATCCAGTTATGATGCTCTCCTCAAAATCTACAGAGAAACAGCTGAAGCACAGGAGAAGTCACGTGTCTTGG GCTCACTGTCTTCATCGCCGGATAAGGATATTGTTTTTGAGGCATTGAACTTTATGTTTACTGACGAG GTACGGAATCAAGATTCATTTTATATCCTTGGTGGCATTAGCTTAGAAGGACGAGAAGTTGCATGGATCTGGCTGAAG CAAAACTGGGATTACGTGCTGAAGACCTGGCCATCAAGCTCACTGATATCAGACTTCATCAACTACATTATTTCACCA TTCACCTCCGAGGAGAAAGCCACTGAAGTATCTGAGTTCTTTGCCAATCGAATCAAACCGTCATTCCAGAGAGCATTGAAGCAGAGCCTCGAGAGGGTGCGGATCAGTGCGAGATGGATTGATAGCATCAGGAGCGAGCCCGACCTTTGCCAGACAGTGCATGAGCTGCTGCAACAAGAGGTGTAA